The Flavobacterium faecale genome has a segment encoding these proteins:
- a CDS encoding SusC/RagA family TonB-linked outer membrane protein → MKFNLFMNWSFKTKLMTLLLFASFGFVQAQKVQMVTGKVTGDGGPLPGVSVIIKGSKNKSTVTDFDGKFKIEAKETDILAFSYIGFITQHAKLNSRTTLNIDLKTNVNELDDIVIIGYGTQKKKEITGAVTKISAEALTRQTTSDLGNALQGQVAGLNVVSGSGAPGSQSNIVIRGFSSVLEGQNKPLFVVDGIPFDSDPGLSNSEIESVEVLKDVSSASIYGVRAAGGVILITTKQGKKGSMTVRVNSEYGIQHITSRNYSLSPEQESYVQLVQNEMANPANTLGSIANNIERNKSQLSNNTDISQTILQNNAAIQNHSLNVSGGKEDLTYSLNSSLFKQDGILINSGFTRFNIRSNTSFTKGNWKINTGVSFRRDENQLGNNGLNLQILRYHSYQQSLEPNVEIVEGVDDGIEGERLASVARNLKITDNKNGNSTIGNIQVDYKVNKSLSFTARGGATYNDFKRIRIIPKLDIFRSNGLLVPENPISSNTTTSETYSKLTGEFIASYKESFGKHNISAVFVGSAEETNFTSFYATKQQNANALITVFDNYIGNSIVGSGDRDYTLTLMGFMGRVQYNYKGKYLFSSSLRRDASSQFRSGNRVGYFPSVSVGWNVSDEDFWKGYKNIVNSFKFRTSYGVTGNDRFRFSDYTYQSTVGPRQDYFFGAGNSESIAYGTTQLRYANEEVGWETSKELNFGYDLGFFKNKLTLTTDIYESKKENLLFAVVLPPSTGVSGQNKDAVFNIGNMKNVGVEHSLNYKFNSKKLNGNAGVTFTKNKNTVTTTPPENPFINLDNSYISNRTNANDLVTVITPGYEAGAYFLLDSYGVIKNASELADYLALVPNANVQVGDLRYVDQPTIDTDNDGKADKGDGYITEADRRYFGSSLPKFEMGFNLSLNYRSFDMSMQWYGVYGSKIMNGTKAYAYQSLTHQDILYAWNPQNTNTEVPANRGVNTSSYRGNSDYFLEDGSYIRLKNLTFGYSIPKKTLSKTSFTKVRFYITAQNPLTLTKYTGYDPEVGNNGLSTRGLDRGNYPTVAQFNGGLQLQF, encoded by the coding sequence ATGAAATTTAATTTATTTATGAATTGGAGTTTCAAAACTAAGTTAATGACGCTATTGTTATTTGCTAGTTTTGGATTTGTCCAAGCGCAAAAAGTACAAATGGTGACAGGGAAGGTCACCGGAGATGGAGGTCCTTTGCCAGGAGTTAGTGTAATAATTAAAGGAAGTAAAAACAAAAGTACTGTAACTGATTTTGACGGAAAGTTTAAAATCGAAGCCAAAGAGACAGATATTTTAGCTTTTAGTTACATTGGTTTTATTACGCAGCATGCAAAATTAAACAGCAGAACTACGCTTAACATTGATTTAAAAACAAATGTTAACGAACTAGATGATATCGTAATCATTGGGTATGGAACACAAAAGAAAAAGGAAATTACAGGAGCAGTAACCAAAATATCTGCAGAAGCGCTAACAAGACAAACAACCTCTGACTTAGGAAATGCACTCCAAGGTCAAGTGGCAGGTTTGAATGTTGTATCTGGATCTGGAGCACCTGGTTCACAATCCAATATTGTGATTCGTGGTTTTAGTTCTGTTTTAGAAGGACAAAATAAACCGCTTTTTGTTGTTGATGGAATTCCGTTTGATAGCGATCCAGGTCTAAGTAATAGCGAGATCGAATCTGTTGAGGTATTGAAGGATGTTTCGTCGGCTTCTATTTATGGAGTTCGTGCTGCAGGTGGAGTTATATTAATTACGACCAAACAAGGAAAAAAAGGTAGTATGACTGTGCGCGTTAACAGCGAGTATGGTATTCAGCACATTACCTCAAGAAATTATTCTTTATCTCCAGAGCAAGAGTCATATGTACAATTGGTACAAAACGAGATGGCAAATCCAGCTAACACACTAGGAAGTATTGCTAATAATATTGAGAGAAACAAATCACAATTGTCTAACAATACAGATATTTCGCAAACAATTTTACAAAACAATGCCGCTATTCAAAATCATAGTTTAAATGTATCGGGTGGTAAAGAAGATTTGACTTATAGTCTTAACTCTAGCTTATTTAAGCAAGACGGTATTTTGATCAATTCTGGATTTACCCGTTTTAACATTCGATCTAACACCTCTTTTACTAAGGGGAACTGGAAAATTAATACTGGTGTAAGTTTTAGAAGAGATGAGAACCAATTGGGTAACAATGGATTGAATTTACAAATTTTACGTTATCATTCCTACCAACAATCATTAGAACCTAATGTTGAAATTGTTGAAGGTGTGGATGATGGAATTGAAGGAGAACGTCTTGCCTCTGTAGCAAGAAACCTAAAAATTACCGATAATAAAAATGGTAATAGCACCATTGGGAACATTCAAGTTGATTATAAAGTTAATAAGAGTTTGAGTTTTACAGCCCGTGGTGGTGCAACGTACAATGACTTTAAAAGAATTAGAATCATTCCAAAATTAGATATTTTTAGAAGTAATGGATTATTGGTACCAGAAAATCCAATTTCATCAAATACTACAACAAGCGAAACCTATTCAAAGTTAACAGGGGAGTTTATTGCAAGTTACAAAGAGAGTTTTGGCAAGCACAATATAAGTGCAGTATTTGTAGGATCTGCAGAAGAAACTAATTTCACTAGTTTTTATGCTACCAAACAACAAAATGCAAATGCACTTATTACAGTATTTGATAATTATATAGGTAACTCCATTGTAGGATCGGGTGATAGAGATTATACTCTTACACTAATGGGTTTTATGGGTAGAGTACAATACAATTATAAAGGGAAATATTTGTTTAGTTCTAGTTTGCGTAGAGATGCTTCTTCTCAATTTAGATCAGGTAATCGTGTGGGTTATTTTCCATCTGTGTCTGTTGGTTGGAATGTATCAGATGAAGATTTCTGGAAAGGATACAAAAACATTGTTAATTCTTTCAAATTTAGAACGAGTTATGGGGTAACAGGTAATGACCGTTTTCGTTTTTCAGACTACACTTATCAATCTACTGTTGGGCCAAGACAAGATTACTTTTTTGGAGCAGGCAATTCAGAATCGATTGCCTATGGTACAACTCAATTGCGTTATGCAAATGAAGAAGTGGGTTGGGAAACATCAAAAGAGTTGAACTTTGGATATGACTTAGGTTTCTTTAAAAATAAACTAACATTAACTACAGATATTTACGAAAGTAAAAAAGAAAATTTATTATTTGCAGTAGTATTGCCACCATCAACTGGGGTTTCGGGACAAAATAAAGATGCAGTCTTTAATATCGGAAACATGAAAAACGTTGGGGTAGAGCACTCTTTAAATTATAAATTCAATTCGAAAAAATTAAACGGTAATGCTGGGGTTACTTTTACAAAAAACAAAAATACAGTAACCACTACGCCACCAGAAAATCCATTTATTAACCTCGACAACAGTTATATTAGTAATAGAACAAATGCCAATGATCTAGTTACTGTAATTACTCCAGGATATGAAGCAGGAGCTTATTTTTTACTTGATTCTTATGGTGTTATTAAAAATGCGTCCGAATTGGCAGACTATTTAGCGCTTGTTCCTAATGCAAATGTTCAGGTTGGTGATTTGAGGTATGTAGATCAACCAACTATTGACACAGATAATGACGGAAAAGCTGATAAAGGTGATGGTTACATCACAGAGGCTGATAGACGTTACTTTGGTAGTTCATTACCAAAATTCGAAATGGGTTTTAACTTATCTCTTAATTATAGAAGTTTTGATATGTCCATGCAATGGTATGGCGTATACGGATCAAAAATAATGAATGGTACCAAAGCTTATGCATACCAATCGTTGACACATCAAGATATTTTGTACGCTTGGAATCCTCAAAATACAAATACTGAAGTTCCAGCTAATAGAGGTGTTAATACGTCTAGCTATAGAGGAAATTCAGATTATTTCTTAGAAGATGGATCATATATACGATTGAAAAATTTAACTTTTGGTTATTCGATTCCAAAAAAGACGCTTAGTAAAACTAGTTTCACCAAAGTTAGATTTTATATAACGGCTCAAAATCCTTTGACATTGACCAAATATACAGGTTATGATCCTGAGGTTGGGAATAATGGTTTGAGTACAAGAGGTTTGGATAGAGGGAATTACCCAACTGTAGCACAGTTTAATGGTGGATTACAACTTCAATTTTAA
- a CDS encoding RagB/SusD family nutrient uptake outer membrane protein, whose amino-acid sequence MKIKIYKKIAVTLAIAMVFTACSDSFLEQTNPNEPTTDTFWKTTGDLYYGVVSIYNALKEDNVLLIKDETYRSDLSWPGFGRPTTDNVAYLQIFNNSYAPSNLKWGALYRGVFRANQVIAAYERIAPTLTKDTDIAAAKVMYAEAKALRGLFYFYLYNCFNNGSVPLFDSVPQSANEYNKPLSPAETVKAFYLADFEDSKDILPISWSAASKGRITSGAVYAMLGQSYLYEKDYVKAAELFKKVITNFGFALTTDIGSNFTSRDEHNSESILEVNYATEYKSGISVNDIQQVSSAIGGQFASGSVGGFRTVLPSSWLTMLYKNEKLDQTDLRNIAKAADGTIKARKYSLRASQSIALVDDEFTPYYLSATPADATPFNNSETSYFRKYSNWDIVANEKQVATSFFRSGINVRIIRLADIYLLYAESLIKGGTDNSALDQALLYVNKVRRRSAVQLLGPIGSGEYPTNDHDDITYTAQSLMNHLMYIERPLELAIEGNATRTIDMRRWGITKTRMQELSTRRYYATDYIFKSSTTGQNVTRFTSVLHDLSESPTKPINANFNEFGNSVKNFDANIHSYWPIPSSELTSNTALITN is encoded by the coding sequence ATGAAAATAAAAATATATAAAAAAATAGCAGTTACACTTGCGATAGCAATGGTATTTACTGCCTGCAGTGATAGCTTTTTGGAGCAAACAAATCCAAACGAACCAACAACTGATACTTTCTGGAAAACAACAGGAGATCTTTATTATGGCGTAGTATCTATTTATAATGCTTTAAAGGAAGACAATGTTCTTTTGATTAAAGATGAAACCTACCGCAGCGACCTTTCTTGGCCTGGATTTGGTAGGCCTACAACAGACAATGTTGCTTATTTACAAATATTCAATAACTCTTACGCACCATCAAATTTAAAATGGGGTGCTTTGTACAGAGGTGTTTTTAGAGCCAATCAAGTAATTGCTGCCTATGAGCGAATTGCACCTACGCTTACAAAAGATACCGATATTGCTGCTGCAAAGGTGATGTATGCTGAGGCAAAAGCATTAAGAGGATTGTTCTATTTTTACCTGTACAACTGTTTTAATAATGGATCTGTGCCTTTGTTTGATTCGGTACCACAATCAGCAAACGAATACAACAAACCTTTGAGCCCTGCAGAAACAGTAAAAGCATTCTACTTAGCAGATTTTGAAGATTCTAAAGATATTTTACCTATAAGCTGGAGTGCTGCGAGCAAAGGTAGAATTACCTCTGGAGCAGTGTACGCCATGTTAGGACAAAGTTATCTATATGAGAAAGACTATGTTAAAGCGGCAGAATTGTTCAAAAAAGTAATTACAAATTTTGGATTTGCTTTGACTACTGACATAGGAAGTAATTTTACATCTAGAGATGAGCACAACTCTGAATCGATTTTGGAAGTAAATTATGCTACAGAATACAAAAGTGGTATCAGTGTCAATGATATTCAACAAGTATCATCGGCAATTGGTGGACAATTTGCATCTGGTTCAGTTGGAGGATTTAGAACCGTACTACCTTCGTCTTGGTTAACAATGCTTTACAAAAACGAAAAATTAGATCAAACAGATCTTAGAAATATCGCTAAGGCAGCAGACGGAACCATAAAAGCTAGAAAGTATAGTTTGAGAGCTTCACAATCGATTGCCTTGGTAGATGATGAGTTCACACCTTACTATTTGTCAGCTACTCCTGCAGATGCGACACCCTTCAACAATAGTGAAACTTCTTATTTTAGAAAATATAGTAACTGGGATATTGTTGCCAATGAAAAGCAAGTAGCAACAAGTTTCTTTAGATCAGGTATAAACGTTAGAATTATACGCCTTGCAGACATTTATTTGTTGTATGCTGAATCATTAATTAAGGGAGGTACAGATAACAGTGCCTTAGATCAAGCTTTGTTGTATGTAAATAAAGTTAGAAGACGTTCGGCAGTTCAACTCTTGGGACCAATTGGTTCTGGTGAATACCCTACAAATGATCACGATGATATTACCTATACAGCTCAGAGTTTGATGAACCATTTGATGTATATTGAAAGACCATTGGAACTAGCAATTGAAGGTAATGCAACCCGAACAATAGACATGCGTAGATGGGGTATCACCAAAACACGTATGCAAGAATTGTCTACAAGAAGGTATTATGCTACTGATTACATATTTAAAAGTAGTACAACAGGACAAAACGTGACACGATTTACGTCTGTTTTACACGATTTAAGTGAAAGTCCTACTAAACCAATAAATGCTAATTTTAATGAGTTTGGTAATTCTGTTAAGAATTTTGATGCAAATATTCATTCGTACTGGCCAATTCCAAGTAGTGAATTAACGTCAAACACCGCATTGATAACTAATTAA
- a CDS encoding SusC/RagA family TonB-linked outer membrane protein, with protein MKINLLISGKLDLRIAIAMLFCSLGVVQAQNGLTIKGKVSGDGGSLPGVSVIVKDGKGKSTITDLDGNYQIRASESDVISFSYIGFITKNVKVEGRTIINIELKSSVNELDNIVIVGYGTQKKKEVTGAVAQLKGDDLIQNSTSDLGQALQGQITGVSVTASSGEPGSESNISIRGLSSILGYNGPLYVVDGIPQDGNPNLSNNEIETIDVLKDASSAAIYGTRGAGGVILITTKKGKEGKMKIKIDSYYGVQHIYSDIPKANFEEDLYIRFVKAQLLNGTFFNNTFTPLEQNTSQFTNSTNAASRVLVQNAPIQNHTINVSGGKQGATYSLVGTYFNQEGSVINSGYDRFNLRANSQLSSGKWTVSSGFSARIDEKKIVPGQLLTYLYSYHPYQADLLPNVPVVDEAAANGTSNDAVSTTTFINYLNRKDSQKGTNFTGNLTVDFDLTKSLKITSRSGFGYTTSDRETVSPNVRVFDVTGTLIPAQIRSSVYNSSGNSSNFSQEAILNYKKTFGNHNISALAVYSAEQYKFKTFSAQKFDLFSNDIGVINNATSDEAVVTSGSDKTNTLIGNLARLQYNYKGRYLLSISARRDGSSRFGSNNRYKTFPSFSAGWNVSDEDFWKPIKSTVDNFKLRISQGTTGNQGLPDYSYAGTITLRQDYPLGTGTSQTLGSGATQVDYANPDIKWETSSQTNFGYDMSFLKNKLTFTADLYKTVKKDLLLATVLPNSTGAMSGSNNGTLIQNVGDMQNMGLEYAVSYKSGSKKVKWNTTLNFSKNVNKVTKLNGNSQIQYLANSQVVLGVPNEDLVSAIAIGHEAGSFFLIKTDGVINNQPELDDYRAKYPNLGAQLGDIKLVDALTVDSNGDGIPDKGDGIIDLNDRQYAGSGLADFELGWNFSANYKNFDFSMQWFASVGGEVLNGSKAAAYKSETSRDLVYTWSPQNPNSNIPANRGRDYINFRGYTDYWMEDGTFARMKNIQIGYAFPKSMLQKLAISKLRVYIAAQNLVTLTKYSGFDPEVGNNGLSTRGIDRGNYPISSQVRAGLQFEF; from the coding sequence ATGAAAATCAATTTATTAATCAGTGGAAAACTCGATCTTAGAATAGCAATAGCCATGTTATTCTGTAGTCTTGGAGTTGTTCAAGCGCAAAACGGCCTAACTATCAAAGGTAAGGTATCAGGTGATGGAGGGTCTCTTCCTGGTGTAAGTGTCATTGTAAAAGATGGCAAGGGTAAAAGTACTATCACCGACTTAGATGGTAACTATCAAATTCGAGCATCAGAGTCGGATGTGATCTCCTTTAGTTATATTGGATTTATAACAAAAAATGTAAAGGTAGAAGGTAGAACGATTATTAATATTGAGCTAAAATCTTCGGTAAATGAGCTTGATAATATCGTAATCGTTGGGTATGGTACTCAAAAAAAGAAAGAGGTTACAGGTGCTGTTGCACAATTAAAGGGAGATGATTTGATTCAGAATTCAACCTCAGATTTGGGACAAGCTTTACAAGGGCAAATTACGGGTGTGAGTGTAACTGCTAGCTCGGGTGAACCAGGATCGGAGTCTAATATTTCGATCAGGGGATTATCTTCTATTTTGGGGTATAATGGACCTTTGTATGTAGTTGACGGGATTCCACAAGACGGAAATCCTAACTTAAGTAACAACGAAATAGAAACCATTGATGTATTGAAAGATGCCTCTTCTGCCGCGATATACGGAACGCGTGGTGCAGGTGGTGTTATTTTGATCACGACCAAAAAAGGTAAAGAAGGTAAGATGAAAATCAAGATTGATAGCTATTATGGCGTTCAACACATCTATTCAGACATACCAAAAGCTAATTTTGAAGAAGATTTGTATATCCGTTTTGTTAAAGCGCAACTTCTTAACGGAACGTTTTTTAACAACACCTTTACGCCTTTGGAGCAAAATACATCGCAATTTACCAACTCGACCAATGCTGCAAGTAGAGTTCTTGTTCAAAATGCACCTATTCAAAATCATACAATTAATGTTTCTGGAGGAAAGCAAGGCGCAACATACAGTTTAGTAGGGACGTACTTCAATCAAGAAGGATCGGTTATCAACTCGGGTTATGATAGATTCAATTTACGTGCAAATTCACAATTGAGTAGTGGTAAATGGACAGTAAGTTCAGGCTTCAGTGCACGTATTGATGAAAAGAAAATTGTTCCTGGCCAATTGTTAACCTATTTGTATTCTTACCATCCTTATCAAGCAGATTTATTGCCAAATGTACCAGTTGTTGATGAAGCTGCTGCCAATGGTACTAGTAATGATGCTGTGAGCACAACTACATTTATTAATTATTTGAATAGAAAAGACAGTCAAAAAGGAACAAATTTTACTGGAAATTTGACTGTAGATTTTGATCTAACAAAGAGTTTGAAAATTACGTCTAGATCTGGATTTGGATATACCACTAGCGATAGAGAAACGGTTAGTCCAAACGTGAGAGTTTTTGATGTTACAGGTACACTTATTCCTGCTCAAATACGATCATCGGTCTATAATTCAAGTGGGAATTCAAGTAATTTTTCGCAAGAAGCAATCTTAAACTATAAAAAGACTTTTGGAAACCATAATATTAGTGCTTTGGCTGTATATTCTGCAGAGCAATATAAATTTAAAACGTTTTCTGCTCAAAAATTTGATCTTTTTAGCAATGATATAGGTGTGATTAACAATGCTACGTCTGACGAGGCAGTTGTGACTTCAGGATCTGATAAGACAAATACTTTAATTGGTAATTTAGCACGATTGCAATACAACTACAAAGGTAGATACTTATTGAGTATCAGTGCAAGAAGAGATGGTTCCTCTCGTTTTGGATCAAATAATCGATACAAAACTTTCCCTTCTTTCTCTGCAGGGTGGAACGTATCTGACGAAGATTTTTGGAAACCAATTAAGAGCACCGTTGACAACTTTAAACTAAGAATAAGTCAAGGTACTACTGGTAATCAAGGTTTACCAGATTACAGCTACGCAGGTACAATTACATTGCGACAAGATTACCCGTTGGGTACAGGTACAAGTCAAACGCTTGGTAGTGGTGCTACACAGGTAGATTATGCCAATCCAGATATAAAATGGGAAACGTCTTCTCAAACCAATTTTGGATACGACATGTCTTTCCTTAAAAATAAATTAACTTTTACTGCAGATCTTTACAAAACAGTTAAGAAAGATTTATTATTGGCTACCGTATTGCCAAACTCAACAGGCGCAATGAGTGGATCAAATAATGGTACACTTATTCAAAACGTGGGTGATATGCAAAATATGGGTCTAGAATATGCAGTGAGTTATAAATCTGGTTCGAAAAAAGTAAAGTGGAATACAACTTTGAATTTTTCTAAAAACGTAAATAAGGTTACCAAATTAAATGGAAACTCTCAAATTCAATATTTAGCTAACAGTCAAGTTGTTTTGGGTGTTCCTAATGAAGATTTGGTTTCGGCGATTGCAATTGGTCATGAAGCAGGATCATTTTTCTTAATTAAAACAGATGGGGTGATCAACAATCAACCAGAATTGGATGATTACAGAGCAAAGTATCCTAATTTGGGGGCACAGTTAGGTGACATAAAACTAGTTGATGCATTGACTGTTGATTCAAATGGAGACGGAATTCCAGACAAAGGTGATGGAATTATCGATTTGAACGATCGCCAATATGCAGGTAGTGGATTAGCTGATTTTGAATTGGGTTGGAATTTTTCTGCTAACTATAAAAACTTTGATTTTTCAATGCAATGGTTTGCCTCGGTAGGAGGAGAAGTACTTAACGGAAGTAAGGCTGCTGCTTATAAGTCAGAAACAAGTCGTGACTTAGTATATACTTGGAGTCCACAAAATCCAAATTCAAATATTCCAGCTAATAGAGGTCGCGATTATATCAATTTTAGAGGATATACTGATTATTGGATGGAAGATGGAACTTTTGCTCGAATGAAAAATATCCAAATTGGATATGCTTTCCCAAAATCAATGTTGCAAAAATTAGCCATTTCTAAATTGAGAGTGTATATCGCAGCGCAAAATTTAGTTACTTTAACTAAGTACAGCGGTTTTGATCCAGAGGTTGGGAATAATGGTCTTAGTACTAGGGGAATTGATAGAGGTAATTACCCTATAAGTTCACAAGTAAGAGCAGGATTGCAATTTGAGTTTTAA
- a CDS encoding RagB/SusD family nutrient uptake outer membrane protein: protein MKNIKNKLIILLGLAFLLHSCQDDFLDQKNPNQLPASEFWKTTADLEGGLNAAYQSFKDEDCVSMVDENERSDIAYPSYLRPLSGKFEYYQQLFNNTSTLPNKKWGALYQGVFRANQVIEAYDRLQGTFGEAGSASELVATRIYAEARALRGWYYFMLHNSFNKGSVILFDFVPKDKTQYQQPLAPAAEVLKFYRDDLEVAKTKLLEVAAATPNTTATNTGHFSAGTCEALLGKSYLYQGEFDKAAEYFKNVIDNYGYSLMPSIGSNFTTKDEFNNESILEVNYTTALKADQISSDQLLSSSLGRQIGAGGYNGSFPASWLIMKYKNDPVDLLDPKNTGITDVYGVTRNRRFSERTSYSIALPDDTNSDFGYYGANTTAELAKFGRQQFCYWRKGTNWDIQTKDETNTSTGIAGRSAVNVRLIRLADVFLMYAECKIESGDLATAIKYINKVRKRSHVVLLGKATALENAEFNDGKTSFDEITYTNTSLTEHLRHTERPLELSFENGDMRMLDLRRWGITKARFQKLATLRYDNYNLIANGNGKHPIRYRCVIYDTGDVPDSNTTGQNIEASDLNEFELAAVNYNLDLVGYLPIPLSEINSNANLYK, encoded by the coding sequence ATGAAAAATATAAAAAATAAATTAATTATTTTACTAGGGTTGGCTTTTTTGCTACACTCTTGTCAAGATGATTTTTTGGATCAAAAAAACCCAAATCAATTGCCAGCCAGCGAGTTTTGGAAAACTACTGCAGATCTTGAAGGAGGGCTTAATGCGGCCTACCAATCTTTTAAAGATGAGGATTGCGTAAGTATGGTGGATGAAAATGAAAGAAGTGATATCGCTTATCCAAGTTACCTAAGACCGTTATCTGGAAAATTTGAGTACTACCAACAACTTTTTAATAACACCAGTACTTTACCTAATAAGAAATGGGGTGCGCTATATCAAGGTGTTTTTAGAGCCAATCAAGTTATTGAAGCTTATGACAGGTTGCAAGGTACTTTTGGAGAAGCAGGATCAGCCAGTGAGCTAGTTGCTACAAGAATTTATGCAGAAGCTCGTGCTTTGAGAGGATGGTACTATTTTATGTTGCACAATTCGTTCAATAAAGGATCAGTTATTCTGTTTGATTTTGTACCAAAAGACAAAACACAATACCAACAACCCTTAGCACCAGCGGCCGAAGTATTGAAGTTTTACAGAGATGATTTGGAGGTAGCAAAAACTAAACTTTTGGAAGTTGCTGCTGCAACACCAAATACAACTGCAACCAATACGGGGCATTTTTCTGCAGGTACTTGTGAAGCCTTATTGGGTAAAAGTTATTTGTATCAAGGCGAGTTTGACAAAGCTGCAGAATATTTTAAAAACGTAATCGATAATTATGGTTATTCGCTTATGCCTTCTATTGGAAGCAACTTTACAACCAAGGACGAATTTAATAATGAATCTATCCTAGAGGTGAACTATACTACTGCTTTGAAGGCCGATCAAATTAGTTCAGACCAACTCCTTTCTAGTTCTTTGGGGCGTCAAATTGGTGCTGGAGGATATAATGGATCATTTCCTGCTTCTTGGTTGATTATGAAATACAAAAATGATCCTGTTGATTTATTGGATCCAAAAAATACCGGAATTACAGATGTTTACGGAGTAACGCGCAATAGACGTTTTAGCGAAAGAACATCATATTCAATAGCCTTGCCAGACGATACCAATTCAGATTTTGGTTATTATGGAGCCAATACAACGGCAGAGTTAGCAAAATTTGGAAGACAGCAATTTTGTTATTGGAGAAAAGGAACCAATTGGGATATTCAAACTAAGGATGAAACGAATACCTCTACAGGAATAGCAGGACGATCTGCGGTTAATGTTCGTTTGATTCGTTTGGCGGATGTGTTTTTAATGTATGCTGAATGCAAGATCGAAAGTGGAGATTTGGCTACTGCTATAAAATATATTAATAAAGTAAGAAAACGTTCTCATGTTGTGTTATTAGGAAAAGCTACGGCACTAGAAAATGCAGAGTTTAATGATGGTAAAACATCATTTGATGAAATCACTTATACCAATACCTCACTTACAGAACATTTAAGACATACAGAAAGACCATTGGAACTTTCTTTCGAAAATGGAGACATGAGAATGTTAGATTTGAGACGTTGGGGAATTACAAAAGCACGTTTTCAAAAATTGGCAACCTTGAGATATGATAATTATAACCTAATAGCAAATGGAAATGGAAAGCATCCTATTCGATATAGATGTGTAATTTATGATACAGGTGATGTACCCGACTCGAATACAACAGGTCAAAATATTGAAGCTTCAGATTTAAATGAGTTTGAATTAGCAGCAGTAAATTATAATCTGGACCTAGTGGGTTACTTGCCGATACCGCTTTCTGAAATTAATTCTAATGCAAATCTTTATAAATAA